From Polyangium spumosum, a single genomic window includes:
- a CDS encoding OmpH family outer membrane protein: MGTRRSSWLSGLRAPVLAAALVAGASGFLAAEGAAAAQSKIAVIDVRRAMLETEEGLRVQATLKKLFDSRQVELDAKQQKLQVEKESLEKDAQNKKVPQEQLQRRFETLQKQAAELQAIAMEYQREMQRKETEMTTPIYQRIIGIVRRIAAQDGYEIILEKASVPYMRADLEITDRAIQMYNSGQGGDAGAKPPPATGKPAAAGKPAAPAPKKK; the protein is encoded by the coding sequence GTGGGCACCCGGCGTTCGTCTTGGCTCTCCGGGCTCAGGGCCCCGGTGCTCGCGGCGGCGCTCGTCGCGGGCGCGTCTGGGTTTCTCGCGGCGGAAGGGGCGGCCGCGGCGCAGTCGAAGATCGCCGTGATCGACGTGCGTCGCGCGATGCTGGAGACCGAGGAGGGCTTGCGCGTCCAGGCCACGCTGAAGAAGCTCTTCGACAGCCGGCAGGTCGAGCTCGACGCGAAGCAGCAGAAGCTCCAGGTGGAGAAGGAGTCGCTGGAGAAGGACGCGCAGAACAAGAAGGTGCCGCAGGAGCAGCTCCAGCGGCGCTTCGAGACGCTGCAGAAGCAGGCGGCCGAGCTCCAGGCGATCGCGATGGAGTACCAGCGCGAGATGCAGCGCAAGGAGACGGAGATGACGACGCCGATCTACCAGCGCATCATCGGCATCGTCCGTCGGATCGCGGCGCAGGACGGCTACGAGATCATCCTGGAGAAGGCGAGCGTCCCGTACATGCGCGCCGACCTGGAGATCACGGATCGCGCGATCCAGATGTACAACAGCGGCCAGGGTGGCGACGCGGGGGCCAAGCCGCCGCCCGCGACGGGCAAGCCGGCCGCGGCAGGCAAGCCGGCCGCGCCCGCGCCGAAGAAGAAGTAA
- a CDS encoding serine/threonine-protein kinase PknK, translating to MVPEFSQASDRFLIEGRAGSGGMGDIYKATDQLTGQEVALKILRDSATPQERVRFMREIAILADLRHPNIVQYVTHGTWSDGRLFFAMEWLDGEDLGQRQRRAPLGMRDAVEVVRRSAAAMAAIHARNVVHRDLKLSNIFLVRGKGTAIKLIDFGVVKPPVPDEYQTERGTIIGTPHFMAPEQARGELIDERADVYSLGAVLFRLVTGRNIFETEHVIALLGRLVLEDPPNPQSIRFDVPEALAEVILRSTARSRENRFENSGELARALARVGQLNNDPPATDRSSASAVRAVPGHKPITITDAGAPPAPVSRPGSAERRVVASVLFNLAGARLGADVDQKLRAVLGDDTRLEPLLDQQMVAVLGVEHSRGDEVMRAARAALVVTQALPTARAAVAIGLAIRGRANLAGQALERAVGQIELASPGTVRVDTHAASALEGRFILQTDGRGGMLLREDTSGFVARQLLGRPTPTVGREKEIALLQGIYGELLEDATPRGALVLGPVGIGKSRVRSELVQRLEVAPVRPELLICRGDSISQASSLSALGRALRAVMGLQDGEAHAEQVLKVRRHVATRLPPGQRFVAGFLGEIVGVTFPDHDDEPLRAARASAELMQSRLRMALEAYFRAEADRAPQVLVLEDVHWADDTTLEMVDWLLGCAELRFAVFAFGRTELASRLRVLWDRRNITRVWLAPLSPLAADRLVSAALPGMDAATRANLVKRADGNALFLEELVRCAAEGRNELPLTVQAVVQLRLDRMSSKVREVLRAASVFGQSFWTGGVTAIVGRTVGLELSELFAAEIVARQPESRIAGEDEWIFRQALVRDAAYEAILDEDRAALHLAAGNWLESVGDVDAGLIARHADAGGAHERAARLYARATKQAYTNGAQLETALDLANRGLACGATGDVRVQLLVARAQFSIFMGRLLDGIAAAEEAAQLAHGGSDMWGEAQRLAAAALIESGRAAEGDDRAARALTPPYANTLSPPIRASLLAVRVRGLVDRLQPGEAMRVANDAVEAARASGASEALVRALDARLFAIAHMNDPSEVVTTGASLIEVAESIGDIAFATRGRLNVGSALNHLGMFEEAQSMLERALFDARARRMRILEAFALHNLGMSYARLGNLDLGIDHQRQAARIADETNAARLRVNTRIYETIFLVWRGGPGDLSTALSLARWAIEETRAQPALQVLALFALSRVQLARRVVDAAVETARDANARLASMPVEEWEEGIRVTLIEALLSVGEEEEADAVLDAAFTALTERVRTIRMPHHREAFVRRNEEVYRIVQYAYHRRGRYFQPGT from the coding sequence GTGGTCCCGGAGTTCAGTCAGGCGTCGGACCGGTTCCTCATCGAAGGTCGCGCGGGCAGCGGCGGCATGGGGGACATTTACAAGGCGACCGACCAGCTCACGGGACAGGAGGTCGCGCTGAAGATCCTGCGCGACAGCGCGACGCCGCAGGAGCGCGTGCGCTTCATGCGCGAGATCGCGATTCTCGCGGACCTGCGTCACCCGAACATCGTGCAGTACGTCACGCACGGGACGTGGAGCGACGGGCGGCTGTTCTTCGCGATGGAATGGCTCGACGGCGAGGACCTCGGCCAGCGGCAAAGGCGCGCGCCGCTCGGGATGCGCGACGCCGTGGAGGTCGTGCGGCGGTCGGCCGCGGCGATGGCCGCGATCCACGCGCGGAACGTGGTGCACCGCGATCTCAAGCTCTCGAACATCTTCCTCGTCCGCGGCAAAGGCACGGCCATCAAGCTCATCGATTTCGGCGTGGTCAAGCCGCCGGTGCCCGACGAGTACCAGACCGAGCGCGGGACGATCATCGGCACGCCACATTTCATGGCCCCCGAGCAGGCCCGCGGTGAGCTCATCGACGAGCGCGCCGACGTCTACTCGCTCGGCGCCGTGCTCTTCCGCCTCGTCACGGGCCGCAACATCTTCGAGACCGAGCACGTGATCGCGCTGCTCGGCAGGCTCGTGCTGGAGGACCCGCCGAACCCGCAGAGCATCCGCTTCGACGTGCCCGAGGCGCTCGCCGAGGTGATCCTGCGCTCGACCGCGCGGAGCCGCGAGAACCGCTTCGAGAACAGCGGCGAGCTCGCCCGCGCCCTCGCGCGCGTCGGCCAGCTCAACAACGATCCACCCGCGACCGATCGCAGCAGCGCCTCGGCGGTCCGCGCGGTCCCCGGCCACAAGCCGATCACGATCACCGACGCCGGCGCGCCGCCCGCGCCCGTGTCGCGGCCCGGATCGGCCGAGCGCCGCGTCGTCGCGTCCGTGCTCTTCAACCTCGCCGGCGCGCGCCTCGGCGCCGACGTGGATCAAAAGCTGCGCGCCGTGCTCGGCGACGATACGCGCCTCGAGCCGCTGCTCGATCAGCAGATGGTGGCCGTGCTCGGCGTCGAGCACTCGCGCGGCGACGAGGTCATGCGCGCCGCCCGCGCCGCGCTCGTCGTGACGCAGGCGCTGCCGACGGCGCGCGCGGCCGTGGCGATCGGCCTCGCGATCCGCGGCCGCGCGAACCTCGCGGGCCAGGCGCTCGAGCGCGCCGTGGGGCAGATCGAGCTCGCGAGCCCGGGCACGGTCCGCGTCGACACCCACGCCGCGAGCGCGCTCGAAGGCCGGTTCATCCTGCAAACCGACGGGCGCGGCGGCATGCTCTTGCGCGAGGACACGAGCGGGTTCGTCGCGCGCCAGCTCCTCGGCCGGCCCACGCCGACGGTGGGTCGCGAGAAGGAGATCGCGCTGCTGCAGGGGATCTACGGCGAGCTCCTGGAGGACGCGACGCCGCGCGGCGCGCTCGTCCTCGGCCCCGTGGGCATCGGCAAGAGCCGGGTCCGGAGCGAGCTCGTGCAGCGCCTCGAGGTCGCGCCCGTGCGGCCCGAGCTCCTGATCTGCCGCGGCGACTCGATCAGCCAGGCGTCGAGCCTGTCCGCGCTCGGCCGCGCGCTCCGCGCCGTGATGGGCCTACAGGACGGCGAGGCGCACGCCGAGCAGGTGCTGAAGGTGCGGAGGCACGTGGCCACGCGCCTGCCGCCGGGGCAACGCTTCGTGGCCGGGTTCCTCGGGGAGATCGTCGGCGTGACGTTCCCCGATCACGACGACGAGCCGCTCCGGGCCGCGCGCGCGAGCGCCGAGCTGATGCAGTCGCGCCTGCGCATGGCGCTCGAAGCGTACTTCCGCGCGGAGGCGGATCGCGCGCCGCAGGTGCTCGTGCTCGAGGACGTGCACTGGGCCGACGACACCACGCTCGAGATGGTCGACTGGCTGCTCGGCTGCGCGGAGCTCCGCTTCGCCGTCTTCGCGTTCGGCCGCACGGAGCTCGCCTCGCGGCTCCGCGTGCTCTGGGATCGCCGCAACATCACGCGCGTCTGGCTCGCGCCGCTCTCCCCGCTCGCGGCCGATCGCCTGGTCTCCGCGGCCCTGCCGGGCATGGACGCCGCCACGCGGGCGAACCTCGTCAAGCGCGCCGACGGCAACGCGCTCTTCCTCGAAGAGCTCGTCCGCTGCGCCGCCGAGGGCCGGAACGAGCTGCCCCTCACGGTGCAGGCGGTGGTGCAGCTCCGCCTGGATCGTATGTCCTCCAAGGTTCGTGAGGTCCTGCGCGCGGCCTCCGTCTTCGGCCAGTCGTTCTGGACCGGCGGCGTGACCGCGATCGTCGGCAGGACCGTGGGCCTCGAGCTCTCGGAGCTCTTCGCGGCGGAGATCGTGGCCCGCCAGCCGGAGTCGCGGATCGCCGGCGAGGACGAGTGGATCTTCCGCCAGGCCCTCGTGCGCGACGCCGCGTACGAGGCGATCCTCGACGAGGATCGGGCCGCGCTCCACCTCGCCGCGGGCAACTGGCTCGAGTCCGTGGGCGACGTCGACGCGGGCCTCATCGCCCGGCACGCCGACGCGGGCGGCGCGCACGAGCGCGCGGCGCGGCTCTACGCGCGCGCCACGAAGCAGGCCTACACGAACGGCGCGCAGCTCGAGACGGCCCTCGATCTCGCGAACCGCGGCCTCGCCTGCGGCGCGACCGGCGACGTGCGCGTGCAGCTCCTCGTCGCGCGGGCGCAGTTCTCGATCTTCATGGGCCGGCTGCTCGACGGCATCGCCGCCGCGGAGGAAGCCGCACAGCTCGCCCACGGCGGCTCGGACATGTGGGGCGAGGCGCAGCGGCTCGCCGCGGCCGCGCTCATCGAGTCGGGCCGCGCCGCCGAGGGTGACGATCGCGCCGCGAGGGCCTTGACGCCGCCCTACGCGAACACGCTCTCGCCGCCGATCCGCGCGAGCCTGCTCGCGGTGCGCGTCCGCGGCCTCGTCGATCGCCTGCAGCCCGGCGAGGCCATGCGCGTGGCGAACGACGCCGTCGAAGCCGCGCGCGCCTCCGGCGCGAGTGAGGCGCTCGTGCGCGCCCTCGACGCCCGGCTCTTCGCGATCGCCCACATGAACGACCCGTCCGAGGTCGTCACCACGGGCGCCTCGTTGATCGAGGTCGCTGAGAGCATCGGCGACATCGCCTTCGCCACGCGCGGCCGCCTGAACGTGGGCTCGGCGCTGAACCACCTCGGCATGTTCGAGGAGGCGCAGTCGATGCTCGAGCGCGCCCTCTTCGACGCCCGCGCGCGCCGCATGCGGATCCTCGAGGCCTTCGCGCTGCACAACCTCGGCATGAGCTACGCGCGCCTCGGCAACCTCGATCTCGGCATCGATCACCAGCGCCAGGCCGCCCGCATCGCCGACGAGACGAACGCCGCGCGCCTGCGGGTGAACACGCGTATCTACGAGACCATCTTCCTCGTCTGGCGCGGCGGTCCCGGCGATCTCTCCACCGCGCTCAGCCTCGCCCGCTGGGCGATCGAGGAGACCCGCGCGCAGCCGGCCCTCCAGGTCCTCGCGCTCTTCGCGCTCTCGCGTGTCCAGCTCGCTCGGCGCGTGGTCGACGCCGCGGTCGAGACCGCTCGCGACGCGAACGCGCGACTCGCCTCGATGCCCGTCGAGGAATGGGAAGAGGGCATCCGCGTGACCTTGATCGAAGCCCTGCTCTCCGTGGGGGAAGAAGAGGAGGCCGACGCCGTCCTCGACGCCGCGTTCACGGCGCTCACGGAGCGCGTCCGCACGATCCGCATGCCGCATCATCGCGAGGCCTTCGTCCGCCGGAACGAAGAGGTCTATCGGATCGTCCAGTATGCCTACCACCGGCGGGGCCGATATTTTCAGCCGGGCACCTGA
- a CDS encoding DNA alkylation repair protein → MAEPLKLFFDERLVRRIATSIQAAWPDFPARAFIAEASTGLDDKELKDRGRHIAGALGRALPADFERAVDVLLRSLETPASRDEGAMSAFFYLPHLEYVATRGLDHFEASMRAQHAFTQRFTAEFSIRFFLLREPERTLARLRAWATDPSVHVRRLVSEGTRPRLPWAQRLPAFVEDPTPVLDLLELLKDDPEPYVQRSVANNLNDITKDHPDRVVELCRRWSEGGGPGRAWIVRHALRWLVKRGHPGALSFFGASAAPEVVLERASVTPGKVPLGAEARFSCELASRADAPQKLVVDAVVHYPGANGKARPKVFKLRKIELLPAGRERIEGRVKLVDLTTRRHYPGEHRIELRINGVDFPLGGFEATASNGKGTSPSGRASPSRPGNKAASPRRSRT, encoded by the coding sequence ATGGCCGAGCCCCTCAAGTTATTCTTCGACGAACGCCTCGTGCGCCGCATCGCCACCTCGATCCAGGCCGCCTGGCCCGATTTTCCAGCGCGAGCGTTCATCGCCGAGGCGTCGACCGGGCTCGACGACAAGGAGCTCAAGGACCGCGGGCGCCACATCGCCGGGGCGCTCGGCCGCGCCTTGCCGGCCGACTTCGAGCGCGCGGTCGACGTCCTGCTTCGTTCGCTCGAGACGCCCGCGTCGCGCGACGAGGGCGCGATGTCGGCCTTCTTCTACCTCCCGCACCTGGAGTACGTGGCCACGCGCGGCCTCGATCACTTCGAGGCCTCGATGCGGGCGCAGCACGCGTTCACCCAGCGTTTCACGGCCGAGTTTTCCATCCGCTTCTTCCTCCTCCGCGAGCCCGAGCGCACGCTCGCGCGGCTCCGGGCCTGGGCGACCGACCCGAGCGTCCATGTGCGCCGCCTCGTCTCCGAGGGCACGCGACCCCGTTTGCCCTGGGCGCAACGTTTACCTGCGTTCGTCGAGGATCCCACGCCCGTGCTCGACCTGCTCGAGCTCCTGAAGGACGATCCCGAGCCGTACGTCCAGCGGAGCGTGGCGAACAACCTCAATGACATCACCAAGGATCATCCGGATCGGGTCGTCGAGTTGTGCCGCCGCTGGAGCGAGGGCGGGGGCCCTGGGCGCGCGTGGATCGTGCGGCACGCGCTTCGCTGGCTCGTCAAGCGCGGGCATCCGGGGGCGCTCTCGTTTTTCGGCGCCTCGGCCGCGCCCGAGGTCGTGCTCGAGCGCGCGAGCGTCACGCCCGGGAAGGTCCCCCTCGGCGCGGAGGCGCGTTTCTCGTGCGAGCTCGCCTCGCGCGCAGATGCGCCACAGAAGCTCGTCGTCGACGCCGTCGTTCATTATCCCGGCGCAAATGGAAAGGCCCGCCCCAAGGTCTTCAAGCTGCGCAAGATCGAGCTCTTACCCGCGGGGCGGGAGCGGATCGAGGGCCGGGTGAAGCTCGTCGATTTGACGACGCGCCGCCATTACCCGGGCGAGCACCGGATCGAGCTCCGGATCAACGGCGTGGATTTTCCGCTCGGCGGCTTCGAGGCTACTGCATCGAACGGTAAAGGAACGTCGCCATCTGGGCGCGCGTCACCTTCGCGTCCGGGCAATAAAGCTGCTTCGCCACGTCGCAGCCGGACGTGA
- a CDS encoding S-layer homology domain-containing protein — MHRRILGFASLIAPLAFLLGAGCIAEPGDEGALDDENPMMEDFALGDFDRHAIIPDAEMLDPQAFTAAEVDAFLKKPYPHLHSSGSCLSRMTFGGKTAGTVIAETSVKYGLNPLFVLTHLQKESSLIGNTSATCPKSRLDKAFGCGCPDNAPCNPAYVGFDKQLDCAGKLTRGYLDDLAAGSTTIAGWKVGAGKKTLDGYTITPKGKAAAVLYTYTPWVGDKASGGNNPPFGNYLFWKVWGGYAKTLGYDGPGPVCDAVFVDVCGSTHRTAIEWLAEAGLTKGCDATKKLFCPDANVTRGQMADFLARALQLPPGPDKFTDDDGSIFEASINAVAAAGITSGCSADGTRFCPSDDITRGQMAAFLTKAFALPASSVDAFVDDETSQFEGAINALAAAGITSGCDVAKQLYCPDAKVTRAQMATFLYRSMQ, encoded by the coding sequence ATGCACCGAAGAATCCTTGGTTTCGCCTCCCTCATCGCGCCCCTCGCCTTTCTCCTCGGCGCCGGATGTATCGCCGAGCCCGGCGACGAAGGGGCCCTCGACGACGAAAACCCGATGATGGAGGACTTCGCGCTCGGTGATTTCGATCGCCACGCGATCATCCCCGACGCGGAGATGCTCGACCCGCAGGCGTTCACCGCCGCCGAGGTCGACGCATTCCTGAAGAAGCCCTACCCGCACCTGCACAGCAGCGGCTCGTGCCTCTCGCGCATGACGTTCGGCGGGAAAACCGCGGGGACCGTGATCGCGGAGACGAGCGTGAAATATGGCCTGAACCCGCTGTTCGTCCTGACGCACCTGCAAAAGGAGTCCTCCCTCATCGGCAACACCTCGGCGACGTGCCCGAAGAGCCGCCTCGACAAGGCGTTCGGCTGCGGCTGCCCCGACAACGCGCCGTGCAACCCGGCGTACGTGGGGTTCGACAAGCAGCTCGATTGCGCGGGAAAACTCACGCGGGGTTACCTCGACGACCTCGCGGCGGGCAGCACGACGATCGCCGGATGGAAGGTGGGCGCGGGGAAGAAGACGCTCGACGGATACACGATCACGCCCAAAGGGAAGGCCGCCGCGGTGCTGTACACGTACACGCCGTGGGTGGGCGACAAGGCCTCCGGCGGCAACAACCCGCCATTCGGGAATTACCTCTTCTGGAAGGTGTGGGGCGGCTACGCGAAGACGCTCGGGTACGACGGGCCAGGGCCGGTCTGCGACGCGGTCTTCGTGGACGTGTGCGGATCGACGCACCGCACGGCGATCGAATGGCTCGCCGAGGCGGGGCTGACGAAGGGCTGCGACGCGACCAAAAAGCTCTTCTGCCCGGACGCGAACGTGACGCGCGGGCAGATGGCCGATTTCCTGGCCCGCGCGCTGCAATTGCCGCCGGGGCCCGACAAGTTCACGGACGACGACGGATCGATCTTCGAGGCCTCGATCAACGCCGTCGCCGCGGCCGGTATCACGTCGGGCTGCAGCGCGGACGGGACGCGGTTCTGCCCGAGCGACGACATCACGCGCGGGCAGATGGCCGCATTCCTGACGAAGGCCTTCGCGCTGCCCGCCTCGTCGGTCGACGCCTTCGTGGACGACGAGACCTCGCAGTTCGAGGGCGCGATCAACGCGCTCGCCGCCGCCGGGATCACGTCCGGCTGCGACGTGGCGAAGCAGCTTTATTGCCCGGACGCGAAGGTGACGCGCGCCCAGATGGCGACGTTCCTTTACCGTTCGATGCAGTAG